Proteins found in one Bombus terrestris chromosome 1, iyBomTerr1.2, whole genome shotgun sequence genomic segment:
- the LOC100650389 gene encoding proline-rich protein PRCC, with amino-acid sequence MNDNSFNVKMSLVAYGSSDESSDDERSNCNTETENRVTPEVTVLHTNHKLHLPTLEHSIFVEKDGENSINIEIPKTSTSLEKIHFDKLPKPKSMITEAKDVTEEDDIPPKKETEFKSERPIKRNRVPVKITVPSLSEFKDVAKENEFKSNKVESSNKGSKLLVLLPPPKGTEVRSTNNLVPSVINKVVKESSQITVQPSKDICIKDLNSRKLIKPIITKSSRSITYDSNSDDEDDTTIGSDSNSVTDFFALTTANTVSSSTLPDSLNVNVELSNFDLEFKNNPKEDNNLPNCSTGNSDIVVTEMSINKSQKTLVSNVMNLPREEILLKNKTEIGPKLPLPEQEYNVDSEGNVAFDDKAIEYLCGKRGVKRKSKEIEEINIIEINGEDIKPDEREWLVKALTEEPVQRPISMQGGGVSSQSKKKHQITYLAHQAKAMEMELKNQWAQNRLTRKQTQSKYGF; translated from the exons ATGAACGATAATTCTTTTAACGTGAAAATGAGTCTCGTTGCATATGGAAGTAGCGATGAAAGTTCAGACGATGAAAGAAGTAATTGTAATACTGAAACCGAAAATAGAGTTACTCCAGAGGTTACAGTTTTACACACAAATCACAAGTTACATTTACCTACTTTAGAACACAgtatatttgtagaaaaagaCGGTGAAAATAGTATTAACATAGAAATACCTAAGACAAGCACATCATTAGAAAAAATACACTTTGATAAGTTACCTAAACCCAAAAGTATGATTACTGAAGCAAAGGATGTTACAGAAGAAGATGATATTCCACCGAAAAAGGAAACTGAATTTAAATCTGAGAGACCAATAAAAAGGAATCGAGTTCCAGTTAAAATAACAGTGCCGTCTTTATCTGAA TTTAAAGATGTTGCAAAGGAAAATGAATTCAAATCCAATAAAGTTGAATCATCAAAT AAGGGTAGTAAACTTTTAGTATTGTTGCCACCACCTAAAGGAACTGAAGTCAGAAGTACCAATAATTTAGTACCTAGTGTTATTAATAAAGTTGTTAAAGAATCTAGTCAAATTACAGTTCAACCTAgcaaagatatatgtataaaagattTGAATAGCAGAAAACTCATAAAACCTATTATAACAAAAAGTTCCAGAAGTATAACTTATGACTCAAATTCTGACGATGAAGATGATACAACCATAGGCAGTGATAGTAATTCTGTTACAGATTTTTTTGCTCTAACAACAGCTAATACTGTTTCATCTTCCACTTTACCAGATTCCTTGAATGTTAATGTAGAATTAAGTAACTTTGAtctagaatttaaaaataatcccAAAGAAGATAACAATTTACCTAATTGTTCCACTGGTAATTCTGATATAGTTGTAACAGAAATGAGTATCAATAAATCTCAAAAAACATTAGTGAGTAATGTCATGAATTTACCAagagaagaaatattattaaaaaataaaacagaaataggTCCAAAATTACCACTGCCTGAACAAGAATATAATGTAGATTCAGAAGGTAATGTGGCTTTTGATGATAAGGCTATTGAGTATCTCTGTGGGAAAAGAGGAGTGAAAcgaaaatctaaagaaattgaagaaataaatattatagaaataaatggAGAAGATATTAAACCTGATGAAAGGGAATGGTTAGTAAAAGCATTAACAGAAGAGCCTGTACAAAGACCAATATCTATGCAAGGTGGAGGAGTAAGTTCTCAGTCTAAAAAGAAACACCAAATAACATACTTAGCACATCAAGCTAAGGCAATGGAAATGGAATTAAAGAATCAATGGGCACAAAATAGGTTAACCAGAAAACAAACACAATCAAAATATGGTTTTTAA
- the LOC100650140 gene encoding 26S proteasome regulatory subunit 10B: MATTVDSVREKALQDYRKKLIEHKEVESRLKEMREHLKDLTKQYDKSESDLKALQSVGQIVGEVLKQLTEEKFIVKATNGPRYVVGCRRQLDKNKLKSGTRVALDMTTLTIMRYLPREVDPLVYNMSHEDPGDVTYSAIGGLSEQIRELREVIELPLLNPELFQRVGITPPKGCLLYGPPGTGKTLLARAVASQLDANFLKVVSSAIVDKYIGESARLIREMFNYARDHQPCIIFMDEIDAIGGRRFSEGTSADREIQRTLMELLNQMDGFDSLGQVKMIMATNRPDTLDPALLRPGRLDRKIEIPLPNEQARLEILKIHAGPISKHGEIDYEAVVKLSDGFNGADLRNVCTEAGLFAIRLEREYVIQEDFMKAVRKVSDNKKLESKLDYKPV; encoded by the exons ATGGCAACCACCGTGGATTCGGTTAGGGAAAAAGCCCTTCAAGATTATCGAAAAAAGCTTATAGAACATAAAGAAGTGGAGTCACGTTTAAAGGAAA tGAGAGAGCATCTCAAAGATTTAACAAAACAGTATGATAAATCTGAAAGTGATTTAAAAGCATTACAAAGTGTTGGTCAG ATCGTCGGAGAAGTATTGAAACAACTTACAGAAGAAAAGT ttataGTAAAAGCAACAAATGGTCCACGTTATGTTGTTGGATGTAGGCGTCaacttgataaaaataaattgaaatctgGAACAAGAGTAGCCCTTGACATGACTACTCTTACTATAATGCGTTATTTGCCCCGTGag gtTGACCCATTAGTTTATAATATGTCACATGAAGATCCTGGAGATGTTACATATAGTGCAATTGGTGGTCTAAGTGAACAAATACGTGAACTGAGAGAAGTTATAGAATTACCATTATTAAATCCTGAGTTATTTCAAAGAGTTGGTATTACCCCTCCAAAAGGATGTCTCTTGTATGGCCCACCAGGAACTGGAAAAACATTATTGGCTAGAGCAGTTGCTAGTCAGTTAGATGCAAATTTTTTGAAAGTTGTGTCAAGTGCTATTGTTGATAAATATATTGGTGAATCAGCAAGGTTAATTAGAGAAATGTTCAATTATGCGCGGGATCATCAaccttgtattatatttatggATGAGATTGATGCAATtg GTGGACGCAGATTTTCGGAAGGTACAAGTGCCGACCGAGAAATTCAAAGAACTTTAATGGAATTGTTGAATCAAATGGATGGTTTTGATTCTTTAGGTCAAGTTAAAATGATAATGGCTACAAATAGACCAGACACTTTAGATCCAGCTTTGTTACGACCGGGTAGATTAGACAGAAAAATCGAAATTCCACTACCCAATGAACAAGCAcgtttagaaattttaaaaattcatgctGGTCCTATATCTAAGCATGGAGAAATTg atTATGAAGCAGTAGTTAAGCTTTCAGATGGATTTAATGGTGCTGACttaagaaatgtttgcactgaAGCAGGATTATTTGCAATAAGATTAGAAAGGGAATATGTAATACAAGAAGATTTTATGAAAGCAGTAAGGAAAGTCTCAGATAATAAGAAGCTTGAATCCAAATTAGATTACAAGCCtgtttaa
- the LOC100651668 gene encoding 39S ribosomal protein L34, mitochondrial encodes MIGTLFSSACQTFPRLASLSPIITNPWSLILSRTKIRYHFPRPNERRRIKRHGWDTRMSTLSGRKILMRRILKGKYVLSH; translated from the exons atgATAGGCACTTTATTCTCCAGTGCATGTCAAACATTTCC GCGGCTTGCATCGTTGAGTCCAATAATAACAAATCCATGGAGTCTTATATTGAGTAGAACTAAAATAAGGTATCATTTTCCCCGTCCTAATGAACGTCGTCGTATTAAACGACATGGATGGGATACAAGGATGTCAACTTTAAGTGGACGGAAAATTCTTATGAGAAGAATATTGAAAGGCAAATACGTACTTAGTCATTAA
- the LOC100651430 gene encoding tRNA (guanine-N(7)-)-methyltransferase non-catalytic subunit wdr4 encodes MSFCIYESDIIICNNEQIVMYNIENGTETTISLPKLQSDKKVDVHNNVNKETPHTITNVMFSYDGKYFFVHTNRKQLCLYERKSQNLVLNKILPRAASKVQFTPNNDIVVADKTGDAYLFSNKQSDNGVLLLGHLSMLLDVLITEDGKYIITTDRDEKIRVSMFPNSYNIVSYCLGHTKFVTNIMELPHDKNVLISCGGDGMFILWDYKIGKELLCINFHNKISKSDIEKFNEQLHNCNLEEFVEVLPVKHLKLLALNTTSSLAIMSFYNNTLLLVYIINSTSKSNFEVVYVQSIIADSEPIECYLYKNNLWILNELGFKIYEFKNNNFILTDGTDYKINNLNNYWKTLKRDFTQQDLFSILYKRKYDNVQEYLQRKKTRLTNSIDA; translated from the coding sequence atgaGTTTTTGTATATACGAATCAGacattattatatgtaataatgaACAAATTGTAAtgtataatattgaaaatggtacagaaacaactatttctttacctAAATTGCAAAGTGATAAAAAAGTTGATGTGCATAACAACGTAAACAAAGAAACTCCTCACACGATTACCAACGTAATGTTCTCATATgatggaaaatatttctttgtccaTACAAATCGTAAGCAACTATGTTTGTATGAAAGAAAAAGTCAGAATCTTgtgttaaataaaatacttcCTAGAGCTGCCAGCAAAGTGCAATTTACTCCAAACAACGACATAGTTGTTGCTGATAAAACAGGAGATGCTTACCTATTTTCTAATAAGCAGTCTGACAATGGGGTCCTACTTCTAGGACATTTATCAATGTTACTTGACGTATTAATTACGGAAGATGGAAAGTACATTATTACAACAGATAGAGATGAAAAAATTAGAGTGTCTATGTTCCCAAATTCATATAATATTGTATCCTATTGTTTAGGACATACAAAATTTGTAACAAACATTATGGAATTACCTCATgacaaaaatgttttaatatctTGTGGAGGAGATGGAATGTTTATATTATGGGACTACAAGATTGGAAAAgaattattatgtattaattttcataataaaatatctaaaagtgATATTGAAAAGTTTAATGAACAACTTCATAATTGTAACTTAGAAGAGTTTGTTGAAGTTTTACCTGTTAAACATTTAAAGCTTTTGGCACTTAATACAACTTCATCTTTAGCTATAATgagtttttataataatacgttattatTAGTGTACATAATTAATAGCACATCAAAATCAAACTTTGAAGTAGTATATGTGCAATCTATAATTGCAGATAGCGAACCAATAGAATGTTATCTGTACAAAAATAATCTATGGATATTAAATGAACTTGgatttaaaatatatgaatttaaaaataacaattttatactTACTGATGGAAcagattataaaataaataacttaaATAATTATTGGAAAACACTAAAAAGAGATTTTACTCAACAAGATTTATTTTCAATCctgtataaaagaaaatatgataATGTCCAAGAATATTTACAACGGAAAAAAACGCGTCTTACAAATTCAATTGATGCATAA
- the LOC100651065 gene encoding alpha-endosulfine gives MSNDQANELSETVELSSNDIEKIEEAKLRAKFPNTGRPISGHSAFLQKRLAKGQKYFDSGDYQMAKQKYTAKPKPAGVLPTGDAIPTPETVPQRKTSIIQQKFNTTSTS, from the exons ATGAGCAACGATCAAGCAAATGAACTGTCTGAAACAGTTGag TTATCTTCAAATGATAttgaaaaaatagaagaagcaaAATTAAGAGCAAAATTTCCAAATACTGGTCGCCCAATTAGTGGACATTCAGCATTTCTACAGAAGAGGCTAGCTAAAggg caaaaatattttgattctggagATTATCAAATGgcaaaacaaaaatatacagcTAAGCCAAAGCCAGCTGGTGTTCTGCCAACAGGTGATGCTATACCTACACCTGAAACTGTACCACAACGAAAGACATCTATTATCcaacaaaaatttaatacaacaaGTACATCATAA
- the LOC100649912 gene encoding very long-chain-fatty-acid--CoA ligase bubblegum isoform X2 — MNTVQPLQTNETIKEFTMNNKDIANEDSYYPSNETGLDGPDQILPADSFTTTKIDGHVRIQLNNEDFKPISVPGLLSNTVRKYPNHIALAATPDETGHRKTYTFIEYENQIKTVAKAFLKLGLERFHGVCILGFNSPEWLFSNLGAIYAGGIAVGIYATNTPDACQHCLQISQANIVVVEDSKQLEKILQIRHNLPHLKAIIQYTGTPNEKDVLSWNDLIKIGEAESDDKLNEILKRIATNECCTLVFTSGTVGYPKAVMLSHDNLIYNVRSMNRVFKFKTACEHIISYLPLSHVAAQAIDIYYSIYIVATLHFADRNALKGSLINTLLEVRPTIFVGVPRVWEKIYSKLQSEVNTGFIKTCIVSWATSQGYHYNVNKMNGNDHKHWGYIFAKWLIFNKIKTALGLDRCHRCITAAAPLSIQIKEYFLSLDIPILEAYGMSECSGGHILTAPDQFKLGSIGRTVPGLKTKLDNPDSNGEGEVCMYGRHIFMGYLNEPEKTGEALDGERWLHSGDVGKIDSNGFLHITGRIKEIIITAGGENIPPVHIEELVLAELPALSNALLIGDKRKYLTILVTLKTTVNTETSEPTDDFTEETLKWLQSIGSTSKTISDVLKTHDPLVYEEIDKAIKRANTKSISNAQKVQKFQILPKDFSLATGELGPTLKLKRNVVYKKYENLIEDMYK; from the exons ATGAATACGGTACAGCCGCTCCAGACAAATGAAACGATAAAAGAATTTACGATGAACAACAAG GATATAGCCAATGAAGATTCCTATTATCCGAGTAACGAAACTGGCCTAGATG gACCTGATCAAATTTTGCCCGCTGACAGTTTCACGACTACAAAAATAGACGGACATGTACGAATACAATTAAATAACGAAGATTTTAAACCCATATCAGTTCCTGGATTATTGTCAAATACAGTTAGAAAATATCCTAATCATATCGCCCTAGCAGCAACACCTGATGAAACTGGTCACAGAAAAACATATACTTTTAT CGAGtatgaaaatcaaataaaaaccGTGGCCAAGGCTTTTCTAAAATTGGGTTTAGAACGATTCCATGGGGTTTGCATTCTAGGATTCAATAGCCCGGAATGGTTGTTCTCAAATCTCGGCGCTATATACGCAGG AGGGATTGCTGTCGGAATATATGCAACCAATACTCCAGATGCATGTCAACATTGCCTTCAAATTAGCCAGGCGAACATAGTAGTAGTCGAAGATTCAAAAcaattggaaaaaatattacaaataagaCACAATCTTCCTCATTTAAAAGCAATTATTCAATACACCGGCACACCGAACGAAAAGGACGTTTTAAGT tggaatgatttaataaaaatcggAGAAGCAGAATCTGATgacaaattaaatgaaattttgaaaagaattgCAACGAATGAATGCTGTACTTTGGTTTTCACG TCAGGTACAGTTGGATATCCGAAGGCTGTAATGTTAAGTCATGACAATCTTATATATAATGTTCGATCTATGAATagagtttttaaatttaaaaccgCTTGTGAACATATAATCTCTTATTTACCTTTATCTCACGTTGCAGCACAG GCAATCGATATATATTACTCCATATATATAGTTGCTACGTTACATTTCGCGGACAGGAATGCTCTTAAAGGCAGTTTAATTAATACTTTACTTGAGGTACGACCTACCATATTTGTAGGTGTACCAAGGGTATGGGAGAAAATATACTCTAAACTGCAAAGTGAAGTTAATACTGGATTTATTAAAACATGTATTGTTTCTTGGGCAACATCTCAAGGATATCATtacaatgtaaataaaatgaatGGTAACGATCACAAACATTGGGGCTATATCTTTGCCAAATGgctaatttttaacaaaataaaaacagcACTTGGTTTGGATAGATGTCATCGTTGCATTACTGCAGCTGCCCCCTTAAGTATACAaatcaaagaatattttttaagtttaGACATTCCTATACTTGAAGCGTATGGGATGTCTGAATGTAGCGGTGGACATATTTTAACTGCACCTGATCAATTCAA ATTAGGTTCTATTGGTCGAACTGTTCCTGGACTTaagacaaaattagataatccAGACAGCAATGGTGAAGGAGAAGTTTGTATGTATGGAAGACACATATTTATGGGATATCTAAATGAACCTGAAAAAACAGGAGAAGCATTAGATGGAGAGAGATGGTTACACAGCGGTGATGTAGGGAAAATTGATTCAAAtggatttttacatattacag gaagaataaaagaaataattattactgcTGGTGGAGAAAATATACCACCAGTTCATATAGAAGAGCTAGTATTAGCTGAATTGCCTGCATTAAGCAATGCTTTATTAATTGGAGACAAACGAAAATATCTTACCATATTAGTTACTTTAAAG ACTACAGTCAATACTGAAACCAGTGAACCAACAGATGACTTCACTGAAGAAACTTTAAAATGGTTACAATCTATTGGAAGTACATCAAAAACAATTTCTGATGTTTTAAAAACACATGATCCTCTT GTATATGAAGAAATTGATAAAGCAATTAAAAGAGCCAATACGAAATCTATAAGTAATGCACAAAAAGTACagaaattccaaattttaccaAAGGATTTCTCACTTGCCACTGGAGAATTGGGACCAACACTTAAACTTAAAAGAAATgttgtttataaaaaatatgaaaatttgataGAAGATATGTATAAGTAA
- the LOC100650512 gene encoding mitochondrial RNA pseudouridine synthase rpusd4 encodes MLTLITNSYTLKYAYTTASSCIKILKRNYLKNHPYKHIHPWISFTQFSDDLLNNIIYNKDGLVVLNKPYGIRRKSLDTSIIHVQSKVPNSVDYTLDDALPYIAKQLNYLNLTIVKCPEIYMSGITLLAANEHVHRAIELAYARSHFQANTYWIVTVGISKQLEGQIRLGMKPISDPQFKHRKIILTSSWSRNEEKYRKIKLLKAEYKVLSNSTFNLCSLVELKSSTHAKNAIRLFAATYLYSPILGDNIYASRIQKIGNTYVRVDPFLSCPGLPKLDMKLLRLLNVRVKQQEIIPAHIHLKSVVLPSFFGKTLTIEAPLMPPFDWTCKQLDFKYLMPIMSYKSQSAL; translated from the exons ATGCTAACTTTAATAACTAACTCTTATACACTCAAATATGCATATACCACAGCTTCatcatgtataaaaatattgaaaagaaattatttgaaaaatcatcCTTATAAACATATTCATCCCTGGATATCATTTACACAATTTTCTGATGATCTTttaaacaatataatttataataaag ATGGTTTAGTAGTATTGAATAAACCATACGGAATAAGACGTAAATCTCTTGATACAAGCATAATACATGTACAAAGTAAAGTACCCAATAGTGTAGATTATACATTAGATGATGCTTTACCTTATATAGctaaacaattaaattatttaaatttaactaTAGTTAAGTGTCCTGAAAT ATATATgagtggtattacgttattagcaGCAAATGAGCATGTTCATCGTGCTATAGAACTTGCATATGCTCGTTCTCACTTTCAAGCAAACACTTATTGGATAGTTACAGTCGGTATATCAAAACAATTGGAAGGTCAGATCCGTTTGGGAATGAAACCAATTTCAGATCCTCAATTTAAACACAGAAAG aTAATTCTTACGTCATCATGGTCTCGTAATGAAGAAAAGTATCGCAAGATAAAACTGTTAAAAGCAGAATACAAGGTGTTATCCAACTCTACATTTAATTTGTGTTCCTTAGTTGAATTAAAATCATCTACTCATGCTAAAAATGCTATTAGACTGTTTGCTGCTACATATCTGTATTCTCCAATTCTAGGAGATAATATTTATGCATCTCGGATTCAGAAAATAGGGAATACTTATGTAAGGGTTGACCCATTTCTTAGTTGTCCTGGACTACCAAAATTGGATATGAAACTTCTGCGATTGTTAAATGTAAGGGTTAAACAACAAGAAATTATTCCTGCTCACATTCACTTAAAATCAGTAGTTCTACCATCATTTTTTGGAAAAACTTTAACAATTGAAGCTCCGTTAATGCCACCTTTTGATTGGACATGTAAACAGcttgattttaaatatttaatgccAATAATGTCTTATAAATCACAATCAGCATTATAA
- the LOC100649912 gene encoding very long-chain-fatty-acid--CoA ligase bubblegum isoform X1 — protein MVILLFKDNMNTVQPLQTNETIKEFTMNNKDIANEDSYYPSNETGLDGPDQILPADSFTTTKIDGHVRIQLNNEDFKPISVPGLLSNTVRKYPNHIALAATPDETGHRKTYTFIEYENQIKTVAKAFLKLGLERFHGVCILGFNSPEWLFSNLGAIYAGGIAVGIYATNTPDACQHCLQISQANIVVVEDSKQLEKILQIRHNLPHLKAIIQYTGTPNEKDVLSWNDLIKIGEAESDDKLNEILKRIATNECCTLVFTSGTVGYPKAVMLSHDNLIYNVRSMNRVFKFKTACEHIISYLPLSHVAAQAIDIYYSIYIVATLHFADRNALKGSLINTLLEVRPTIFVGVPRVWEKIYSKLQSEVNTGFIKTCIVSWATSQGYHYNVNKMNGNDHKHWGYIFAKWLIFNKIKTALGLDRCHRCITAAAPLSIQIKEYFLSLDIPILEAYGMSECSGGHILTAPDQFKLGSIGRTVPGLKTKLDNPDSNGEGEVCMYGRHIFMGYLNEPEKTGEALDGERWLHSGDVGKIDSNGFLHITGRIKEIIITAGGENIPPVHIEELVLAELPALSNALLIGDKRKYLTILVTLKTTVNTETSEPTDDFTEETLKWLQSIGSTSKTISDVLKTHDPLVYEEIDKAIKRANTKSISNAQKVQKFQILPKDFSLATGELGPTLKLKRNVVYKKYENLIEDMYK, from the exons ATAACATGAATACGGTACAGCCGCTCCAGACAAATGAAACGATAAAAGAATTTACGATGAACAACAAG GATATAGCCAATGAAGATTCCTATTATCCGAGTAACGAAACTGGCCTAGATG gACCTGATCAAATTTTGCCCGCTGACAGTTTCACGACTACAAAAATAGACGGACATGTACGAATACAATTAAATAACGAAGATTTTAAACCCATATCAGTTCCTGGATTATTGTCAAATACAGTTAGAAAATATCCTAATCATATCGCCCTAGCAGCAACACCTGATGAAACTGGTCACAGAAAAACATATACTTTTAT CGAGtatgaaaatcaaataaaaaccGTGGCCAAGGCTTTTCTAAAATTGGGTTTAGAACGATTCCATGGGGTTTGCATTCTAGGATTCAATAGCCCGGAATGGTTGTTCTCAAATCTCGGCGCTATATACGCAGG AGGGATTGCTGTCGGAATATATGCAACCAATACTCCAGATGCATGTCAACATTGCCTTCAAATTAGCCAGGCGAACATAGTAGTAGTCGAAGATTCAAAAcaattggaaaaaatattacaaataagaCACAATCTTCCTCATTTAAAAGCAATTATTCAATACACCGGCACACCGAACGAAAAGGACGTTTTAAGT tggaatgatttaataaaaatcggAGAAGCAGAATCTGATgacaaattaaatgaaattttgaaaagaattgCAACGAATGAATGCTGTACTTTGGTTTTCACG TCAGGTACAGTTGGATATCCGAAGGCTGTAATGTTAAGTCATGACAATCTTATATATAATGTTCGATCTATGAATagagtttttaaatttaaaaccgCTTGTGAACATATAATCTCTTATTTACCTTTATCTCACGTTGCAGCACAG GCAATCGATATATATTACTCCATATATATAGTTGCTACGTTACATTTCGCGGACAGGAATGCTCTTAAAGGCAGTTTAATTAATACTTTACTTGAGGTACGACCTACCATATTTGTAGGTGTACCAAGGGTATGGGAGAAAATATACTCTAAACTGCAAAGTGAAGTTAATACTGGATTTATTAAAACATGTATTGTTTCTTGGGCAACATCTCAAGGATATCATtacaatgtaaataaaatgaatGGTAACGATCACAAACATTGGGGCTATATCTTTGCCAAATGgctaatttttaacaaaataaaaacagcACTTGGTTTGGATAGATGTCATCGTTGCATTACTGCAGCTGCCCCCTTAAGTATACAaatcaaagaatattttttaagtttaGACATTCCTATACTTGAAGCGTATGGGATGTCTGAATGTAGCGGTGGACATATTTTAACTGCACCTGATCAATTCAA ATTAGGTTCTATTGGTCGAACTGTTCCTGGACTTaagacaaaattagataatccAGACAGCAATGGTGAAGGAGAAGTTTGTATGTATGGAAGACACATATTTATGGGATATCTAAATGAACCTGAAAAAACAGGAGAAGCATTAGATGGAGAGAGATGGTTACACAGCGGTGATGTAGGGAAAATTGATTCAAAtggatttttacatattacag gaagaataaaagaaataattattactgcTGGTGGAGAAAATATACCACCAGTTCATATAGAAGAGCTAGTATTAGCTGAATTGCCTGCATTAAGCAATGCTTTATTAATTGGAGACAAACGAAAATATCTTACCATATTAGTTACTTTAAAG ACTACAGTCAATACTGAAACCAGTGAACCAACAGATGACTTCACTGAAGAAACTTTAAAATGGTTACAATCTATTGGAAGTACATCAAAAACAATTTCTGATGTTTTAAAAACACATGATCCTCTT GTATATGAAGAAATTGATAAAGCAATTAAAAGAGCCAATACGAAATCTATAAGTAATGCACAAAAAGTACagaaattccaaattttaccaAAGGATTTCTCACTTGCCACTGGAGAATTGGGACCAACACTTAAACTTAAAAGAAATgttgtttataaaaaatatgaaaatttgataGAAGATATGTATAAGTAA